In one window of Falco cherrug isolate bFalChe1 chromosome 12, bFalChe1.pri, whole genome shotgun sequence DNA:
- the NIBAN1 gene encoding protein Niban 1 isoform X2 → MLGDCVRHSNHDFLKQTTYEVQAFLEAIQFFRQEKGHYGTWEMITGNEKEILSNLVMEELLPNLQTMILPKMKGKRNDRKRAWFSIVEETYGLVQQQVAEGLSTLKEECRDFAKSLEGTIRSDMDQILNSKNFLAGKINATVSEPAQKCCTENIQPFLTSILEELMGPVSSGFTEVRSLFDKEVNEIIQDFQKTNDIMKLKENVDQLMNLPFNSVKMEPCYLKVNLLQELLQDLKSRFKVYHIDFVIQRTQNFMQELMENAVYTFEQLFSLSPQADSVKVATTIEKVKLRVLKQYDYDSSTIRKKIFQEALVQITLPTMQKTLASTCKPELQKYEQFIFADYTSVIQVENVYEEILYQTLLEETLKVIKEAAIMKKHNLFEDNLNLPCESVSSLTDLKTPSGSAQTTPAKKPSTARAEMSDTEAQSDETLIVTGKIPWEKDADYRKSSDKEAVTSVNTAGDQASKSEEVISTDIGKKEESLSATLTKQEVAEEKSSLENKDSVKAECVVNTEKELKTQEEAAEEKVACGTETAVKDFGGSLKKELKVHEEAVEEKVTSESQTAMDAAFVGGIEKESKAQEELSEIKLTSPHDNVAEAEILGNAEEKIKVEKEISEKLSQRENVVGTRFEEDSNKESSDQGASTETRVIAQDENTGKEGFGDNPQKESRLKEKSCKSPDDVNEIKSLLMVAVEIPADTPAENIKEICEDEILKLQQHNKEDELSKMAAAEIQVSQTMMNKDTAECTEFKEDQSSSSSLGTDGMNLVNVSKGACNMAQAEWLVESSDTPQEVKAEVEMKQSIWYTGVRSCGSDRLQSEEHTENVSKGKRLDGEEGGTGNNHAVPVEVGTEGFFHNPAENADTMQVPVLDTENPTGLLDVPVSLVPEQSKVSAKEVTGDTEASGGEGQPEDESSSHRETKSTEVKDVFTEENREDSYAQQNSEE, encoded by the exons ATCCTGAGCAACCTTGTGATGGAGGAACTTCTGCCTAACCTTCAGACAATGATCCTGCCTAAAATGAAAGGCAAGCGGAATGATAGGAAGCGGGCCTGGTTTAGT ATCGTAGAAGAAACTTACGGCTTAGTCCAGCAGCAGGTGGCAGAAGGATTAAGTACCTTGAAAGAAGAATGCAGAGATTTTGCAAAATCTCTTGAAGGAACCATTCGTTCAGACATGGATCAGATTCTGAACTCCAAGAACTTCTTAGCTGGAAAAATTAATG CCACTGTTTCTGAGCCTGCCCAGAAGTGCTGCACAGAAAACATCCAGCCGTTTCTCACGTCAATATTAGAGGAGCTCATGGGTCCAGTGAGTTCTGGATTCACTGAAGTCCGCTCACTTTTTGATAAAGAAGTTAATGAAATCATCCAGGACTTCCAGAAGACAAACGATATCATGAAGCTAAAGGAG AATGTGGATCAGCTTATGAACCTACCATTCAACTCTGTGAAAATGGAGCCCTGCTACCTGAAAGTGAACCTCCTCCAGGAGCTCCTTCAGGACCTCAAGAGTCGCTTCAAGGTCTATCATATTGATTTTGTGATTCAGAGGACACAGAACTTCATGCAAGAG ctgatggaaaatgcagtttataCTTTTGAGCAGTTGTTCTCTCTAAGTCCCCAGGCAGACTCAGTGAAAGTTGCAACAACTATTGAAAAAGTCAAGCTGAGAGTACTGAAG CAATATGATTATGACAGCAGCACCATCCGGAAGAAGATATTTCAAGAAGCACTGGTACAGATTACTTTGCCCACAATGCAAAAGACACTGGCTTCAACATGCAAACCA gagctgcagaaatatGAGCAGTTCATTTTTGCTGATTACACTAGTGTGATCCAAGTAGAGAATGTGTATGAAGAGATTTTATATCAGACACTGCTTGAAGAAACCCTGAAAG tGATAAAAGAAGCTGCCATTATGAAGAAGCACAACCTCTTTGAAGATAACTTGAATTTGCCCTGTGAAAGCGTGTCCAGCTTAACAGACCTAAAGACCCCTTCAGGGTCAGCACAAACAACTCCTGCAAAAAAGCCTTCCACTGCCCGAGCTGAGATGTCAGACACTGAAGCTCAAAGTGATGAAACGCTTATTGTGACAGGGAAAATTCCTTGGGAGAAGGATGCTGATTATAGAAAGTCATCAGACAAAGAGGCAGTCACTTCTGTTAATACAGCTGGGGATCAGGCAAGCAAAAGTGAAGAAGTGATCAGTACAGACATTGGCAAAAAAGAGGAGTCCCTTTCAGCTACCCTTACAAAACAAGAagttgcagaggaaaaaagttcttTGGAGAACAAAGACTCAGTGAAAGCAGAATGTGTAGTGAACACTGAGAAAGAGCTTAAGACACAAGAAGAAGCTGCGGAGGAAAAAGTAGCTTGTGGCACTGAAACTGCAGTGAAAGATTTTGGAGGCAGCCTTAAAAAAGAACTTAAGGTACATGAAGAGGCAGTGGAGGAAAAGGTAACTTCTGAGAGTCAAACAGCAATGGATGCTGCGTTTGTTGGTGGcattgaaaaagaaagcaaagcacaggAAGAACTTTCTGAGATAAAACTGACTTCCCCACATGATAATGTAGCAGAAGCGGAGATTTTAGGGAATGCTGAAGAGAAAATCAaggtagaaaaagaaatttcagaaaaattatctCAGAGAGAAAATGTGGTAGGAACAAGGTTTGAAGAGGATAGTAACAAAGAAAGCAGTGACCAAGGAGCAAGTACTGAAACAAGGGTTATTGCCCAGGATgaaaacacagggaaagaagGGTTTGGGGATAATCCTCAAAAAGAAAGCAGGTTAAAAGAAAAGAGTTGTAAATCCCCTGATGATGTGAATGAGATAAAGAGTTTGCTGATGGTAGCAGTTGAGATACCAGCAGATACTCCAGCTGAGAACATAAAGGAGATTTGTGAAGATGAGATAttaaagctgcagcagcacaataAAGAGGACGAGTTGAGCAAAATGGCTGCAGCAGAAATTCAAGTGAGCCAGACAATGATGAATAAAGATACAGCAGAATGCACAGAGTTCAAGGAGGACCAATCATCTTCATCTAGTTTGGGGACAGATGGTATGAATTTAGTGAATGTGTCCAAGGGGGCCTGCAATATGGCACAAGCAGAATGGCTGGTGGAAAGCTCAGATACACCTCAAGAGGTAAAGGCAGAGGTGGAGATGAAGCAAAGCATTTGGTACACAGGTGTGAGAAGCTGTGGAAGTGATAGATTGCAGTCAGAGGAACACACTGAAAACGTGTCCAAAGGCAAAAGATTAGATGGGGAAGAGGGAGGCACAGGAAATAACCATGCTGTCCCAGTGGAAGTAGGGACTGAGGGCTTTTTTCATAATCCTGCTGAAAATGCAGACACAATGCAAGTGCCTGTTTTGGATACAGAAAACCCAACAGGACTGCTAGATGTGCCGGTTTCTttggtgccagagcagagcaaggtTAGCGCCAAAGAGGTGACAGGAGATACAGAGGCTAGTGGGGGTGAAGGGCAGCCAGAAGATGAATCGTCttcacacagagaaacaaaaagcaccgaagtaaaagatgttttcacagaggaaaacagagaagacagTTATGCACAGCAAAACTCTGAAgagtaa